The DNA sequence agtgacataaagtccactagattgacacataagcttctctaagatgcgctttcatcCACAATCATCagaggtaatgcaaagaaactcttttccgttctcattatgcATTTCCtgatggaatccgttggctcttagatctttaaagctcaataaggttcgatttgccttaggatagtagagagcttcagtgactttaatcaaggtgccatttggcaataggaattgggccattccatgtccttgaactaaaccagatggcccagccatcgtagtcacagaggaatatgtaggcaacatctctaagaataattgcctatgtcgtagaatggtgtgagtagtcgcactatccgcaagataTTGTAGTTCAACCATtcttaaaagaaaagctcataattaaaaatgagTTATAAAGAAAaacactcaacttttattaataagccaaacagaattacatcatcgtttctttaacaaaaaagaatctaatccaataaactagctaatgcaaacaatggtagtcgtctaactcattttggtaatttcaatacaaatgtgaccaggtgagtagagagatgtcggtggagcaaaactcgcttaagtaccacttatctcaaaaccttcctagacatcacatgtACATTTAGTACAcctctttgaagaaagactaataccattggcatctactataataatatggcaagtgcctacatctcttggaaaataaaaagactaaaTCAAAATCCCCAGTTTCtaggtcttgatccttgtagtcttccacccttagatcgagatcgccatcttgatcttcttgttccatgtaatttgcctcccttgcttcacaatacatcttgtatgcgtttgcaatgttctgggatgctttacacgcccttgcccaatgtccaggtagtccacatctgagacaagaatcattatggtcagattcccttgatcgaggcgctttgGGAGCGCTATGAagacggttattgcctttggtggcgtcaccaccataaccggaggcttggcttctctctcttcacacgtttacctccacggttccgtgcactcctatcttggcggtttccttcctctttagggcgagaatatggaccagaacgtctagGATTAtgcctactcttagggtttcgctccttgcatcctcccttggaggcatgactataattagactccagaTTTGACTTGGtacccacgggtctagagttatagttcttcacgagtatgttgtcgtgcttttcagctacgttcatggcaccaattagctcatgaaatcttgtgatgcgtctagctttgacatcaatctgatagttcttggctatcatcaatgcagagactgagaagtggagagagtcttctcgatcaacatcgtatcagtgattttctgtccacagaattccatcatagacttgataagaAGTGCTTcagaattgtagtcaagtacagacttgaaatcacagaagcgggctataccatctcacttctaagtctagaagcagggaatcacggatgttgccaaaacgctgctcgagttctacccatagttttcttgggtcttcctcattgaggtaatcattttggagcgcgtcattgatgtgccttgtcatgagaatgatggctttagcttcattcgcctctctcctagctctatttgcttcaaaagcagcagcttgttgaggagtaagcacgtcctgacttggctttTGGATCGTACtcaagattccatcagccttaagatgttggcgcacatcacggacccacttgtggtatcctgcgcctattgtctctagtggacagaagctcaacttgttcaggttactcatcctgaaaataacaagaaaatagggttagtttcggagcgaaaaagggctaccacaaaaaactacaaaattttttagcgtagtcgcttccaagaaaatccgattccaagaggggttttggattagatcgaaacaacgatgtatgtggtcgagagttttcttctcaacaaactctgagtttggaggactctacaagctccaagcttggagtgagcacgaacccccacaatttggtttttggtctcccctatgaagaagaaaggggggtagaagaaggaatgttggaagtccccgataaaaagaagagaaaagtaataaaaatttcaaaaacgggaacttttagaaaagtttaccttaaaaaatTGCGGGAAATCTTGACAggaaaagttggccggaaaaatgtCGCCGGAAAGTGGCAAGAAAAGTCGCCTAAAAAAGGTTGACCGACGTTGACCgtaggtgctgacgtggcgctctgatgctgacgtggcaggctgaTTGGATGCTGATGTGGAAGATGACGTAGGTCTGACGTTAGTGGGCTTCAGGCTGCTGGGCTTGGTGGATCTGTTTCTGCTTCTGGGCCTATGAATTCTTCTGGGCTTGGTTGACTGAAGCAGGGGAAGAAGGTACTGGTCGCCGGCGGTTCAGTGGTGCTGATCTTCTGAAGACCGGTTCTGGTGTCAATCGGCTGGTTTCGGGAAGGAGGCTTCCGGTTCCGGGGTTCTGGGTCCAAGGATCTTCCGGTGGTGGAGTATGGCAGCAGTGGGCGGGGAGAAaagctttgaaccgggcagaAAATTTTCTGGGATTTCAGGGGGCCGGTTCAGGTGTTTGCCTGCTGGTTCTGGACGTGGCACCGCCGGTTCTGGCTTTATGGAACTTGGATCTTCAAGGTAGACGGCGGTGGTATCTGGAATTTGAAGGTTACAAATTTAGggattcagggttagggcttcgtgctgataacgtgttgtagaaaaactgaaattgagaggaatttgatgtgtatatcattgataataggggcctctttatatagaggattacaatgcatagaatctcaatcatacaaggaaagtaatcgtatattgaataggaatctagatcattctaatttaaccctattaccactaggtcaagtaacctaaagtttgggtcaaacacaaattagggttttacttgaacagttCACTCTATATAATTACATGTAGTTCACCACTCCTATTTAGTCAAGTAATCACGGCCATccatgaaatttgaatttcgtCTTATAGATCTTAACTAAGGTATTACCTTATCCCACTTACGTTTTTTAATTTGGATACAAAGTTAGAGAAGGGAAGTTCTTTAGACTTCTATTGgttctaaaattatacatatactTGGTTCTTATTTTTTGCCAAAACAAATAACTAGGATAATTCTTAatttgaaattccctatctataTAAGACCTAAAATTGAGGCCACAGTTCAAACTTGTCTCAGCAAAACAAAGCCTTATGGCACGTTTTATAAGACCGTATAAGTCACGGGAAAGACCTTAAATATTAATCACGTTCTTTTGGTAGAGTTAACTACAATTAGTGGATAGCTAACTATTTTAGATAGGTCTAGACTTCTATTCCACAAAAATGTCAAAGAAGCTAGGGCACACTAGTGATTTTCACTCTTATTGACCAAACAGTGCGTCTAAGCTAAACCGTAAGTTCAACTGCCGCACACATATGACTCCGAGATACTTAAAATTCAGTTTAACAAGATCCACCTTTTGAATAGAGAAACGTTCAAATTTTACTTGGTCAGCTCATTCTAATCCAGATCGATCACCACCGAAACCTAGCTAATAAACCCAGCCACATATATACCCGATTTTCATCTACCCATCTCTTTAGATCTTCACTTTCATGAATATATCGCTTCAATTCCACAACATTCTTTGAATTTTCGAATATTTTTGATTTATGATAATCAAAACAGTCGATGAATGCTCGTATTTTCCGACCATGACGATCAAAGGAGGCACAAGCCAGGCCTGTGCTGCATGCAAATACCAGAGACGACGGTGCACCAAAGACTGCGATCTCGCCCCTCATTTTCCGGCCGACCAGCCCAAAATGTTCCAGAACGCTCACCGCCTCTACGGCGTTTCAAACATTATGAAGATCCTGAAGCAGACTCACCCGGAGCAGAAAGAAGAGGCGATGCGATCCATTATCTACGAATCCAACATGAGAGCCAAGTTTCCCGTCACCGGGTGCATGGGAATCATCAACCAATTGACATTCCAACTCCAGCAAGCCTTCGATGAGCTCCGGTACGTCCGGTCCCATCTCGCCATCTGCCGGGACCAGTGCCAGTACCAGTACAATTCACCTTCGTGTCCATCTTCTCAGTTGCAATTAGGGATTCAAACAAACGACCACGAGGCGCTGCAGCTCTACCAGCAGCAGTACCAATATCATCAGTATAACTCTGCCGCCGGTAGCAGCGCCGGTGGTGGTGGGATGTCGTTGATGGCGAACGAGTATCTGGCGAATGGGATTAATGGGGTTTACATTGATGACAATGATAGTGTGGTAAAACCTCTTAGGGTTCAGCAGTTTTATTATGGGAACAATAATGTTGATGCTGTGGCTGTTCAACATAATTTGATCACATCCCAAGGGTTTCCTATTCAACAAGAAATGGATGTTCCTCATGATTATGATGACATTCCATTTGATACAATTGCTGATGATCGTCAATCGTATATCGATTCTAAGGAAGCCTGTGAATCGAGGTATATATTTtgagtgtgtatatatatatatatatatatatatatatatataaaattcagTATTAACTATTGAGGGATCACATTCGGTGCATTAATGTATCAATTCGATAATATAGACAAACTGCTTGTAATGGTAGATCATTGTATATTATGATTAGATTTATGATATGCTTTAATGTTAAACATCtcatgaatttaatttgtaTACGTACGTGCAGTGCCGAGTCAGCCTTCAAGGGTACTACCACGCAGTCGTTAGAACATGTCTCCCAGAATGACCTCAAGAGTGCAGCAGCATGCTTCAGTCTAACAAGCTAGTGTGAAATAGCTCTAGAAGCAGACAATTGAAGTAATAATTATTCATTGTCTGAGTCAATTTCTTAAATTCattgttttgatttgtttttccttttgctttcatGATTTGGTACCGTTGAAAGTTACACAATTTTGATAGTTTAGTGTCCCGGCATGCACATTCGCTTGTTCCAATAATAAGCTAGAGATCAATGTGAACGGTTAATCAATTGTTGGAGGAAGATTGACATTGCATTTGTAAATGCAGTCTGCATGATGAGTATCTATAAAttcatttttaatattttctttaattcatggaaactaaccttacAAATGTAAACTGGAGATGTTAGGAATTGAATGATCTGAATCATACGTCATTAACTTTGCAAATCTCTCAACACTATGGTTTGGATTTTCAGTATATGATGGGTTGGCGTTGGTTATTGGCATATACTAGCCAACAGATCTACAATGATGAACCATTTTTTAGCAGCGTTATAGCTCATATCGGCTAAAAGTATGTCTCATGCATGTCTAGCATACCTAATATGTGAAGCATGCCTAGTATATGTGAAGCCTGCTCGATCACATATGTCACGTTCTTGTTATAAAACAGTTAGAGTACTAAGCTGTGcaactaaaaaaaaagagaaaaagtgcTTCTTGTATACATGTAAGCTTTTGGAGTAAATTAATAATCAATAAGAGCAATATTTAGGGATCAAAGATTAGGAATTGAATGAACTGAATCACATATAATTAAGCTTTGCAGATAACTTGAGAAATCAAAAATATGAGAGCTCTCACTCTCTCCTCCGGCAGATAACCGTAGGTTTTCGCTGTCCAATTTTCTTGGCTTGCGACAATGGCGTTTGTGGTCTCTGGTTGACGACTCCTTTAGACTCAAGAATCTCTCATTTTAAACCATCCGGTTGCTGCACCctaattttgttgttttgacgATGAGATTCACCCCCTACGGGCTTTGTCCGTACTGGTAGTCTGGTACTGCTCTCTGCTTCAGTGATGGTAGTCGACGGTAGCGCCATGGTCTGGTGGACCCAAACCAGACACGGGATCCTAGTTCTATCTTGGAAAGAGGCACTGAATTCTGATCATCTTTGATGGTGGCGATTCGACTTCTGGGTGCCATTGCGTTACTTCGGTGGTGGATGGTGATACTATGTTCGGTTCCTTTTCGGTGGCGGTTTTGTGGCACCTGGTTGCAATGGTTGGTGTACTGCGGTCGGGTTCTTTGGCGCCTGATGGTTGGAAGATCTGCATTTGGGCCTTCAAGTTGTTATGGGACTCTCGGTCCCTTGACGGCCTGGCTTTGTCAGAGGTGAGGCGGCAAGGATCAGAAAGGGTGCCCAAACGCTTGGGTGTCCAGAGATGGGCTGATGCCAGGGTGCCCAGGTGTTTGGGTGACCAAATCAGATTAAGTTGGCCTGGGCCTTTGTCAAGTTTGCTTTGGCAGACTTGATTTTAGATTATGGCCAGATTTGGATGAGTATATGGTCCCTGGATTGCATTTAAATCTAGATCTTAGATCTTAGATCTTAGATCTGATATAGCTGTTTATATTGATCAGGTATTGGCTCTAGTTCTTAGAAGTTTGATTGCTAATTTTCGAGTTTCTGACACCCTCATTCACTTTCGAACTCTTGGTGAGCGAATCACCTCTCCAAGGTGTTCATATCACCTGTTATAGTTACTATTACATTTACTTTTACATTGCTTGCGTCATTGcgtgacatatgcagtgcaaCGATGACGTTTGGCATCAAGTCACAACCTAGTTACCTATCATTCTAGATGCGCCTATGCATCTTGTTGTTCTTTACTATTTTCCTACATTATTATAGATGCatttgtgcatcttgttatgctttattgttttctttcgATGTTTTGGCATCTCTCTATATACTCTTCAGTTTTCACTTAATATAGCATGTTGTTtttttattcttaaaaaaaaaaaaaaaagctttgcAAATCTCTCAACACTAATTGGATTTTCAGTATACGATGGGTTGGTCATTGGGTTGACATACTAGCCAATAGATCtgtcacacccctgattttacacacaagaaaatcgatatatataatctcataattacatatgtgtgaacgttcagccatcaatacaaaatacctagaaactttttttccttttaacccaagtacatattgatgtcaatattgacccgctccatagagtcatatattacaatgcttaagaattaaattgtcaacaacaaaataaaacgtaaatgctcctcagagctaactacacaacggaagtccttatcaacagtaaagtcacaaaaatggcttccgaccgtaaagctgcaagggCGCTATCTCCGCTCCAACCCcaattatcctaacctgcaggattaacccatacaccgtttgaatagtgtaccgggttgtcacacaacaaacccggtaagcttttgcaagcccgtatgagtaactcaaaacagttaacacaactcacacaagaaatagggaaaataactcacgctttgattccttaaaacacgaaataaaggagaataactcacactttaatttcctttcaaatcgaaataaaagaaagcaactcacaccttgtttccttttaaaactaaacatagaaaacaactcacacttgaattctatcaataaaacatagaaagcaactcactccttgatttctatcagttgtaccaaaatcgtaccatagaaagcaactcacaccttgatttttatcaaatcgttaataaggaaaacaacttgcaccttgtccccttaaaaaaccgttaataaggaagcaactcacaccttgttccctaaaagcacataatgtcatgagttatcaataaccaattcccgttaccccatgaattatctatatggcagacagattagagttctaactgaaaacgtaaccactcgtcaggccaaagacgtgattacctgatattctgcccaaggtcatagaccttcgatcctcgggccgcacagtcccttggagcaaaacattaaaggagtcgcactggacccaaaatgttacacaaatcacaacgcttttgaaaacaatcgaaatcaacatttccaaaatcattgttttccaagcAGCTATAACACAAAGCAATAaggagcatcaattcatgcctgtTGTTTTCATACcaaaatctcaacgcttttctcaaatctcaacgcttttcaaaacaaatcgaaatcaatcatttccacaaatcatttgttttccaaagccacaccccaaaacaataaaaagcatcatttcatgcatattgttttcaaaaatccacaaaccaccaaaacatatatatttcacttaaatatatatatatatatatatataaatatatatatgtagtcatccgctcaggaatgcctactaataccaactttAGTAAtttgcagttactaaataactctcaaaacgatatggtaagcccgttcgtgaatgaacttcgtgagattactcacctcgaaactctcTCTGCGTCgtcaatacagaacaaaacaGCCTAACCACCAACtaaccgtccaagaatacttcgtcaagtacctaaggaaagtacaaccttgattcagtcaatgaaatacaaggaataacgttcgaaaccctaaattgaaccaaaattcccaaggtgatgCCAAATTGAGGTGAAACCacttccgagacctcccaaagtctctggaacacTTCCATGATCGATGTGTCCAAACCACAAATCGATcggactctcaaatcctcacggatcaaataattTCACCGATACGAaacggtaaaaatcataacaaatccatatgaACTCTAAAATTTGCAAACTATATattgaaacgctcgtatcaacgagtagaacatatctagtaccagaaacagttccttacatggccggaactccgccacaggcggtggctcaccgccggccaaaactcaatatttcccaaaactcccaacataaaaaaagcttcatctaagcatgcttgtgaattctcataactagctcaaagtcagaaaacaagcataaagggtcgaaaactacctcacaagtcgtgaacagtaatccaatctgagttgaaccaagttttatgTGAattgatccaaacaaccaccaaggatcgatcaaggaggttgctctgagctccccaagctcaacttgaagccccgccgacgtcggagatcggagaactgATCGGGTCCGAACACACTCAACTgcgccgccttctaccgccgccaccaccgaaaatcagtgctagaggacaccatagggacgaccagacggaggagacgatcctatctggaaagtttcgtcgctggAGACTGCTGCAGTTTGCCGGAAAAGCcaggtcgggtcagtcgaaaaactgaGATACTAAacgtgcagccgagagagaacagagagagaagaaagcttttcggaaaaggaaagtgaaaTTATGAAATGATTTTTCGGAAATTCCTTATTTgtaccaaaatagaaacttcttccaatggtcataacttcttcatacgaattccgattgacgcgttccatatgtccacaaactcgtatcaaCGTGcactacaactttcgtgaaggaagtttttggagaatctcaacgtatcaaaagtcaacccttgcgccacccctaaagtcatattttCCGAATGAAAATaaatccgaaacacttccgctccgtccacgagccacgaaaccgtccaataaacataaaattaattccggaaaattttcagaaaataattacgaatttccggggtatcacAAGATCAACTATGATGAACCTTTTTTGAGTCGTTATAGCTGATATAAGCTAAAAGCATAAAAGTATGTCTCATGTGAAGAGTGCTTTATGTATACTAGCCTTTAACCCGCGTGTTTACACTGATAATTGAAGAGAGTAACGTGTGATAATGTGATTGttcatttaattttatttgttttcattttatgtttatctaacaattaaaattaaaaatatgtaTTACATTTTTAacctttaaaaataaaaaaaatattgatatgataatttattaaattaaaagGTATTTTAGGTGtttcaaattttggtgaaaCCTATGACACCAAAGTTAGGCTTCtctttatagtagtagagatatATGTCATGCAAATCGTATTGGTCATTGTTATAAAACAATTGAGTATAAGCTGAGCTActaaaaaatgagaaaaaaaattattttgcttCTAGTTACATTAGAGCTTTCGGAGGAAATTAATGATTAATAAGAATAATTTATATatggtatatttttttttgttagtgaAACATTTGCTTCAAATTTGATTGTGACATTTTGGAGGAAATTAATAATTGATAAGAGCAATATATAATAATCTTGATTGAAATTAACCCCAAGAAATTTCTAACAGATTCAGTGAGAGTAGACTCCCTCTAAAGTTTCATTTCAATCATGCAAGGGATATTTCCCCTTCCAACCTgcctttaatttttttgttgccACTCAATTACTCTCTTAGTTGTTCCGGTGGGATTGGATGAATTCTCCACCTTTTACATTTATGTGTTCCTTTGtggtttttgaaaagtgttatTAGGGATgaatttatactattattaagagaagaggttatGTTAGCCAAAGTGGACGTGAAAAGACAACTAAATACTTAGACCATAGATTATCTAAAAGTATCTTTTAATAAATAGAAGACATAATCGTAATAATTTATTTCCCCTAAAATCTATCTCTATAACTTCCCACTTCCACAACAAAAGAAGGGGTAATCTAAAGGCGGGCTCCGAGGCAACGGTTTTTTGGATGGCGTGCTCGTAGTTCTGGCAGATTTTGTCTTGCCGGCGGTCTGGGGTGGCATCTCTGCGCCATGGCGGTGCGGTGCGGCATCTTCGTTTTGTGGGTTGGCTGCTGCTGTGAATCGGGGATCGCTGACGGCGATGGAGGCTCTCGGTGAACTGCATCGGTCTGGTGCCTCGAAAAATCTTAGGGAGTGGTGTCAAGGGTTGCTCAGTTTTCAGGCGTTTTGGAGTTTCACGGTGGTCGAAATTGGTGTGACGGGGCTTCGGGTAGCAGCGGTGACGGCGGCGCCGGAAGGGAGGGTGCGGAGCGGCGGCATGTGCAGTAGATGATGTCTTGGGCCTGGTTGGGCGGGTTTGCTAGGGCTTGGGTGATGGTGTCCTTGGGCTATTCCTTTTTAGGCCTCTCTAAATTGGGCCTGGTTGTTTTAGGCTTACATTATGTTAGTAGCTTTGTTTACTTCCAATAATCCCCCGAGTCTTTTTAGGGACCAATGCACTTTTTGTGCTTCTAGCGGatcttctggagtagtaccaaaggaggattcATGCTATTTCGAATGTATTAAATGTCAAATGAGTGCCCTAGTTTCTACGTATCCTTATGGGTACTAGCACAACTTCTTGCCTACCCCTAATTAGTAGCAGgagggtatgtaatggtcattttggTTTGTGATAAATATAGTGCCTTTTtgccttgattcaaaaaaaaaacctcaagaACTCCCCacattttctccaatgattattattattattattatttttttgaaaattaaaccCATAAACAGAGTGTGTGTTTTGGTCTTAGTATGGAATTGAATGAAGAAGGTTATTGATTATGTGCGACAATATATCTCGTGTGTATATTCTCATAAGTCATAGTGGACGTCTCTCAATCT is a window from the Rosa chinensis cultivar Old Blush chromosome 2, RchiOBHm-V2, whole genome shotgun sequence genome containing:
- the LOC112185230 gene encoding LOB domain-containing protein 27; amino-acid sequence: MIIKTVDECSYFPTMTIKGGTSQACAACKYQRRRCTKDCDLAPHFPADQPKMFQNAHRLYGVSNIMKILKQTHPEQKEEAMRSIIYESNMRAKFPVTGCMGIINQLTFQLQQAFDELRYVRSHLAICRDQCQYQYNSPSCPSSQLQLGIQTNDHEALQLYQQQYQYHQYNSAAGSSAGGGGMSLMANEYLANGINGVYIDDNDSVVKPLRVQQFYYGNNNVDAVAVQHNLITSQGFPIQQEMDVPHDYDDIPFDTIADDRQSYIDSKEACESSAESAFKGTTTQSLEHVSQNDLKSAAACFSLTS